The sequence below is a genomic window from Sceloporus undulatus isolate JIND9_A2432 ecotype Alabama chromosome 5, SceUnd_v1.1, whole genome shotgun sequence.
GCCATTATACAAAACTGAAACTCATATTGATCCACTGAGTGTCCCATTAAGATCAACACTCCTACCTAAGCAGCTCTTTTATTTATCCAGACATCCAAGGTGCCCAGTCCTTCTCCAGACCATTCAGATTGAAGATACTTTTACATGTTTACCAAACTTCATTTTCAGagtagaaaaaaaatctgaattatttTACCAGACTTGACCACATTTAGTTTATGACAGCTGGTGATCAGCACTAGGTTTAGCAGTGTTTAGCTATACAGTATGCATTTTCCTGAGCAAAAGGGGGTTGGCATTGCATCATATCCCAGTCCCACTGAAAACCATTTACTTATGTTGTCTGATCAAAAGCAAAACAGTAATAATGCTGGGATTTTATGTAAACATTGTGCAGCTACTCCAAGAtgcttatcacactacactgttatactATTGTATTcctctttaaatgccatggcaacatcctgtggattTGCAagttagggaggagcatttagacttctcagacagagagctcttgggtctcactaaactacaaatcctggaattccatagaatgctgccatccagttaaagtggaatatagcgcTATAGTAATCAGTGTAGCATGATAATGTTCTCAATGCAAGCCATATTAAAGAAGTTATCAAATGGGTATATCAAGGGCAGAAAAGGGCAACTCTAGAAGAGGCCACATTAGCCTCTCAGGAGACCTTCAAGGATCACACTTCTCACTACAATCTTtggaaaaggttttttaaaaatggaggtaTGGGGGGCATTTCTGAGGAGTATCCTTTTTACCAACATTAACTTCCTGCTCACTTTCTGTTCTAGAAAAAGGCCTGTTTGGGGcttaaaattgggggggggggggcagaaatatGGCAAAACCATCTCCAATGCCCCTAGATTTGCCATATTTCTTACTGCAGCTTCTAATGCTCTTGTTACAACTTACCTGTTCTAGCCCCATATTATCTAGGTAGAGGTGTTGCAGCGATCTTGCCACTGGAAGGAAGGCACCATCCTTAATGTACTTTATAGGATTCTTTGACAACTTCAGCTCACTAAGTATGGGCAGCCCTCTGAGGGACCTGGTGGGCACTTCTTGCAAAGAATTGTCATCTAAGTGCAGCTTTTCCAGCATCTTGGCTTGACCTAGAGCCCTGGGAGACACCTGAGTGATGCGATTCCCTGTtagaaaaagccagtggagcttttccATCCCAGACAAAGCATTGTCTGCCATGCGACTGATGGAGTTGTGTTCCAGGTGAAGGGCAAAGAGGTTGGGTAAGAAGCCAAAGGCACCCTGAGGCATGTGGGTGAATCCATTGTGATCCAGGTAGAGGTAAGCAAGTTGGGCAGTTCCTTTGAAAACAGCAGCATTTAAAGAGGAGATGTCATTGTTAGACAGGTAAAGATAGACAAGACTTTTCAGATCCTGGAAAGCGCCAGGTTGCAGTGTGGAGATCCTGCAGTTCTGCAGATGAAGTGAAGTTAGGTTTTTCAAGCCAGGGAAGGAGTCTTTGGGTATGGAATGGAAATCATTGTGGCGCAAGTCCAGGAGTTGGGTATTGCTAGGAAATCCTTTGGGAATGCTCTGGAGGTTTCTGTGGTCACAGTTCACATGCTGGTAATCAGGGGAACAGGAACACCCTTCTGGACACTTTACAGCACCGTCCTCTGGGCCTCTGGTGACTGTGGCCATGCTAGGAAGCAACTTCTCTTCCAAGGCGTGGTCCTTACACTTCATATCTGTTGGCCTCAAGGATTCCAGCTGTTCTTCCCTAAAGATAACTGGGCCAGCACACACCACATCAGCATGTATTCTTTTTTTGGCAGCCCACTCTTTGAAGGGGCGCATGTAACAAGTGCAAAGCACCGGGTTCCCTGTTAAGTTGATCTTTTTCAGATGAGTCATTTCTGTCAATGGCTGTAGCACAAGGAGCTGGTTGTTGTGCAAGTCAAGGGTTTGCAGCAGGGGACTCTTGATGAAAGCTCTGTGTGAGACATCCTGAAGGGCCATGTTGTCCAGGAAGAGTTGTTTCAGGGAAGCCATCTCAATTGCCTCCTCACCAATATAGGCAATGGGATTGTGTCCTAAGTCCAGTCTGTTTGTGCCTGACAGCCTAGACAGTGCATCAGTGGGAAGGAACTGCAGCTCATTGTGATTTAGGCTCAACCTCCTGAGAGTTGGTAGTCCACCAAAGGCTTCATTAGCAAGCACATTGAGTGAATTATGGGACAAATTGATCCACTTGGTCAACTGGAGACCCTGAAAGACCATATCTGGTAGATACACCAGGGAATTCCTGGCCAAATTCAAAAAGCTGAGGAAGCCCAGTTGTCCAAATGCTCCaggcattatttcttcaatgcgATTATTTTCTAGCATAAGTTGCCGGAGAGAAGAAAGACCATCAAAGGACTCCTGATAGATGAAGGCTATATTGTTGGATGCCAGGTTGAGGTAAACCAGCCGTCCTAACCCTCTGAATGCTCCTTCTTCAATTCTTTCCACCTTGCATCTCTGAAGGTTTAAATGGGTGAGATATGGGATAGGGAGGAAAGTTCCTGCAGGGATGACTTTGATTTCATTACCCCGAAGGTCAAATCTTTGAGTTACCTGCAAATTACACAGATAAAAATTAAGTTCTATCCCCAGTTAATTGTCCTGCTCACTGTTAATGACAAAAATGTTGCCTCTAGTAGTTCCCCAGTGTGTTAGGCAATAAAATATTAATGCTCTTTAAAGTATTTGGAATTGATACAGGAATCAACACTCTGTAACTCTCACCTTTTGAATTTAtagcataaaataaaaagcattttaaaaatcaaatttattcccagggggagagaaaaaattaGGAGACTTCTTGAGGGAGGGAAAGCATAACATTTATAGATCCATGGAGCTCCTAAAAAGGAATTAACATTACAAGGTAACATTACAAGATTATTTTGATATAAAAAAACTGGATAAATTCTCGGCAATATTAGATTTGTTCCAGATTTAGTAATACGTAGGGCAGACCTACTAAAATCAGTGGGGCTTAAATTAGTCACTATAAAAGGCCTAAGTGCCCTGAAGACACCAGAtctgtctgaacttggaagctaagcagtgtcagacctggttagtacttgtatgggagaccaccaataaataccaggttctgtagggtacatttcagtggaaggaactggcataaCCACCTCTGAAAACTCCTTGCTGTAGCAAATTCATGGGATCAgcacaagtcaacaggtgactgggaggtgcatgcatgtgtgcacacagagacagacataAAACAAAGCAACTAATTAAAACTTCAGCAAGTAAGTATGGGATTGTAATTATTTttagatgaattttaaaaataagttttcaTTAGTATTTTCTCAGATATATAACCTGTGAATTATCCTTTCAAACTATTAATCCTTTTAAActattgcatgttttaattaatgttgttaattgatgttgttaattgttgaTTTGTTCCCCACCTCGATTCATGGGGTGAGGCAggtaagaagttgttgttgttgttgtcatcccTCCATACCATTTCTGCTCACTGTGACTAACACtgtcatatttttttctcctgtatgattcttacCACCTTTGCCAATGGAGCTTCTAAATCTTGCAGTGtggatattgtgcattttgactaGCCCTACAAAGGGCCAtaactgttttgtgtattttggaagTGAATATTAAAACTTGTTTAGGGTCTGCTTTAATTTTAGTAGGGCCAGTATGAACTTAGGTTTAATTGATCCAGCCAAAGATTGAACAAAAGCTCCTGGTCAGACTAGTTAAAAGGGTTGGTAGTCTGCAATGAAAAACCAGGGTGATCTTGTCCATGTGATTCATGGGTACTGAATGCAGGTATTGTATATAAATAGGTCAGATCACAGACACAAATGTTACTGTATTGCTGCCTTACTTTATAATTTAGATATCAAATGCATACAAGGGATTTTATTTTGAATGTGTTGTTTTTGCCAGAAACTAGGCAGCTCAAATAATTCCACCCATGAAAGGGCATATGATTAAAACCTTAAGAAACTGTGGAAATTAACAAATTTACTGATATTGTTCATAAGAGAAATAATTAGAAGGCAGACCCTGTTTTTATTCAGGACTGAAGGTCTGTCCTGGCTTTTTTGGCTCTCCTAGATAAGCAATGGGCAACATACATATTGTTAgaccatcagccctagccagcgtAACTGATGGTGAGGGAATGATAGGCATCAAAATCTAAAACTACATGGAAGGCCAGATGTTTCCCTTCCTTATGTTGGGAATGTTGCAGCGATTTCCAAGATTTGTAATAGCAACTGAAACCCAAAGGAGCAACGAGTGTTGCACGATGACATTTGGAGTAGAAACAGGGAAAACAACCTCATGAGTACTTACTACCCTCATGTCACCTATGCCTCACCACTTCCTACAGACTGACCTGAGGGATGCTAACTGGCACCTCCGTGAGGTTCTTGTTTAAGCACATGACTTGATACTTGATGCGATCACAGATGCAGATTTGTGGGCAGCGTTCAGCAACCAGCTTTCCAATAAGCAGCGTTGATATCAGGAGGAGGGTGGCAGAAGCCCTCATATTGTGAAGCAGCTGAGGGGAGAAGACAAAAGGTGAAAAGGATCGGTCAATATTGACATTTCTAGGGCTCATGGCCAACCCTTTTATTAGGCAGACTGAGGTGGCCAGCTCAGGCAGTGGCTGCTGGAGAACAACAGCCAGGTCATTCCAGCTGTTCCACCTGGATCACTGTCCTTTCTTGGTGGGACACTACTGCTGAAATCCTACACTGTTCTGCATAACTTAAGACTTCCACAGGTGGAGCTCCAGTACGGCTCTCCATTCACCACTTCCAAGACACATGGCTTTGCTTTCATAACTCCACAGAACTGCCATTTCATGACTggtgaagggagggggagaaacacCTGGCTATGGCAACTTCCATAGAGATCCACTGAGTCCTCCAGAGATTTCAGTGGATGATGTAATCATTCTGCATCTGACTATGTACACCTAGTCACATTATTCTCTGACTCACACACACCTCCTGCAAGTTCTCCACTAGTCATTAAATGACTGTTTAATGGTGCTTTCACAGCAAAGCTGTGAGTCTTGGCATGGGCTTTGGTCACCGTAGTGTTGATGCAAATGTGAGCGCgcagagtaaacttggaagccttgtgttgaagttaaacaactgttagctgccggagcatgccaggaaaacagctgctagaagaaAAGCAAACCGACACCTGGCTTATCTCCatagaggcactttgtttatttgttgccaaAGACACACGCGAGAACaatcaacaccatccaccaactacaaaacCCACAAACTGTACAAACGGACATCTGAGCTtgtatacacatttgccatgtggcaatctagctcaaccccttctTGTACATTTTCCTGTGCATCTTGAAATACTTTCCCacttgcaaagatgacacagtatatttacatcttgctacatgcttctggcacacactgtgatcttggacatcacctgctggtttgagtcccagctgcagccaattccaggcttctgcaaagtgaataaccatttccaaaatgttacatctgaacattttcatgcaCTCTATACATTAACACGTAGAGGGTGGAAGGAGAATATCAACTTCTGCAGTGAACAAAAAAAGGCATATACGAGCATAAAGTGGATTTAACACATGGGTAGCCATTAACCTATTCACATCTCAAGAGATATAGCTGAACATCCTGGGAAATTCTTGTGCATTTGGCATTATTATCATATAATCAGAGTTACAATTAGTCCAAAACAGGGGCAATTGCCTAAACAATGGCAACTGACAAACAGTAGTGGGGTGGTGGTATAGATAGCTGATATTTTACATTGCCCAGCAAAGCATAAGAATTCTGCAGGCAGAATTCCAGTATAGTTCCCTGCTCACTACTCCCAGGACTCACCTTTTTGCTATGATACCCCATCTGAACAGTTATTCTGTGATGGGCGGAGAGTGGCGGGGTGGGTCAGAGAAGATGAAGATTGATGGCATTGTCCATCAAGATCCACTGGGATCCTCCATAGTTCTCGATGGGTTATGTAATAATTCTGTGCCTGCCtctagggacatagccagatgtttctctggtccaaaacacctgcagaataatccagtttgagaccactttaactgccctggctcagtgttcaCAAATCCTGAGAATTGGAGAttattgtagcatcagagctctctgacagagaaggctaaatgtctcactaaactccagttcctagaattccctagcattgagccagggcagttaaagtggtctcaaaccggattatttctgcagtgtgttttggatttctgaccTTTGCTCATTTTCTACCAGTCAAAGAAAGGCTATTTGGGATAATGTTTACAGCAAAACCATGTGTTTGGAGGGGGTCATTGCTTTGGTCATTGCAAAGGACAGAAGAGAATATCAACCTCTGCAACAAGAACAAAAGATATATATGCAGATGTGAGGTGGCCTAAGTGGGATAGAAGCCCTGTATTTATATTTGACCTGCAGGAGATGGAGCGGGAACTCTTGATTCCTGCTCCACTGTTTTTGTTGGAACCTGTCCTATAAAttattttgttcaaggaccaAGATGTCCTGGGAGAATGAAGTGTGCCCctttgttttttgtatattgccatttctaatatcATATTTATGTTCATTCCTTCTTTTGCAAAGGAACTATTAAAATGCAGTAGGGCTTTGATGATACATAATGGTGTGTATCAAATCAGAGGATGATGAGATGCACAAACCCCTGCTATATATACCATATGTGctatatgcatacacatataaCCAGCCCATTTATGGCAGGTTGTCTGGGCTAACTATTGTTTGTAATTATCACTGTTTAGATAATTATCAAAACCCAGTATGCTGTAGCAGTTTGATTGTTGGAtgaggacactgagagaccagggttcaaattgctgcttggccatagaaacccactaggtaaccttggataagccacactctctcagcctcaaaggaaggcaacacaaaccccttttgaacaaattatcccaagaaaactccataacaaatttgccttagggtagccataagtcaaaaatgacttgaaggcacacaataacagatAATTATAAATGGTCAcagtttttatatttgtattcctTCTCATCAGACAGACTACATCCTCTTCTCATTCAATCACACAAGCATGTGTGCAATGATCCGCCAATTGTGGCACTCCATGTATTATATTAAATTAGCTTCTGTCTAtggaaaagctcatgctaaattaACCTATTTAGGGTATCGCAAGATTCTGGACTGATTCTGCCTTGTAGGTCTTCCTTTCCCCCTGTAATCATGTTACCTTGGCAAGCATGAGTTGGGGAATATAGTTTTTGAAACAGAATGAAAGAAGGGGGTTGAATCAATTATAGTAGAAGAATGGAGATGTTCTGTGACTAAGCTGTGGCCTGTTGCCTTGAACAGTCTCAAAGCTCCAGTCCTCTTTTGTTACAGAAGTTAGTCATCATGAACACACCAATTCAGGCAATTCAGTACTGAATGGGTACAGCAATTAAATGTTTGCATTAGAAAACAGGAGGTGAACAGGTAGCATATTCTCCTACTGTACCTCTATAATAACAGTTAAACAAATTAACCTTTGTGCTAGGACTGCATGCTGAAGGCACAAAACCTTTGCtttaaagcaaaagaaataaaataaaatgttatcccGTGTAGTTCACCTTGCGATCATCTTATAAAGTAAGACTCATTAGAACAAGCAAATAGCAATCTGCATTCTGTGCCCATGGTTTTGAGAATGTCTGACCTTTAAggattttgtttttctccattaAAAATGCTGTACTTCCACAA
It includes:
- the CHADL gene encoding chondroadherin-like protein; translation: MSATIIFMGESKRLLHNMRASATLLLISTLLIGKLVAERCPQICICDRIKYQVMCLNKNLTEVPVSIPQVTQRFDLRGNEIKVIPAGTFLPIPYLTHLNLQRCKVERIEEGAFRGLGRLVYLNLASNNIAFIYQESFDGLSSLRQLMLENNRIEEIMPGAFGQLGFLSFLNLARNSLVYLPDMVFQGLQLTKWINLSHNSLNVLANEAFGGLPTLRRLSLNHNELQFLPTDALSRLSGTNRLDLGHNPIAYIGEEAIEMASLKQLFLDNMALQDVSHRAFIKSPLLQTLDLHNNQLLVLQPLTEMTHLKKINLTGNPVLCTCYMRPFKEWAAKKRIHADVVCAGPVIFREEQLESLRPTDMKCKDHALEEKLLPSMATVTRGPEDGAVKCPEGCSCSPDYQHVNCDHRNLQSIPKGFPSNTQLLDLRHNDFHSIPKDSFPGLKNLTSLHLQNCRISTLQPGAFQDLKSLVYLYLSNNDISSLNAAVFKGTAQLAYLYLDHNGFTHMPQGAFGFLPNLFALHLEHNSISRMADNALSGMEKLHWLFLTGNRITQVSPRALGQAKMLEKLHLDDNSLQEVPTRSLRGLPILSELKLSKNPIKYIKDGAFLPVARSLQHLYLDNMGLEQISSSAFAGLGPRIKSLYLEKNKMYAVPDFSGFTALEVINLNDIPFHCDCQLLPLRKWLDKLNLRVGATCASPADVHGQKVKRITAFQSCPGWSTKKAKRTSSKKAKAKASRSSTKRQHAGKRRMRASKKNKA